The sequence below is a genomic window from Pirellulales bacterium.
AAACTCGCCATCAATGTCGCGGCGCCGATCGTCGATCACATCATGGCCGCTTCACCCGACACAGGTGCTCTCTCCTCGTCGCTGTTATCGGTTGCCGCTCGTATTGAGCGTTCGCTGTCTGGTTCGACGAACTCGAACGAAGGATCGAACGACAGTCTCGGAACCAACGACTTCGAGAGTTCCGCGATTGAAAGCGAGTTGGCCACGCTGCTGGCCAAGAACGCCGCCAAATAGAGGTCGTCGGGCCATCGTCTGCGAATGGCACCTCGCAACATAAGTAAGACCGTCGGCGATTCGCAATCGGTCAGCGGTGGGTCAGCAGTGCCGAGAGTGCGAAGATTGACGGCACCAACTAGGGCACCTTTTGAGCTTCGCCAAGCAGGCGTTACGGCGCAGATTTGCCACGCTACTGATCACAAAGGGCCGCGCGGCCAACTTGCCGGCGCGGGGCGAACGGAAATCCCGCTCGCACATTCAAGACGCGTCGCTGCTGAAGACGCATCCATTGACAGAGCGCGCCGATGTCGATTGCACACGGCGCGCACGCAGCAGCCAATACGGCCCGCAACTCGATGGTCCAAGATGGCCAGTCGGATTACTCGGCGACGTACGGCAGCAGGGCCATGAAGCGAGCCCGCTTGATCGCCGCGGTCACGGCGTGCTGGCTGGCGGCGGTGCAGCCGCTCTTGCGGCGGCCGATGATCTTGCCCTGCCGGCTGGTGAGTTTCGACAACAGCTCCAGATCCTTGTAATCGACGTACATCGGGCGAGGCCGCTTACCGTCGACAAAGATCGGATCTTTCTTCTTCGCGCGGCTGCTGAACTTCGATCGCTTCTTGGGGACGAACTTTCCCATGCTCCCAATCCAACTGCAAGTGTTTCGTTGATCGCGACTTCGCGTGCCGTAAACGCCCGGGCTGAACATCCCCGGGGCCATCCCCAGTCCGCCCGCCCACGTTCGGCAGAATCGCACATCCTACCCACTTTCCCCCCCGCCGTCAAAAGGGCTTTTTCACGGATAGTGGTACATTCTGACGCAAAGATTTCTCGGGATCGGTGAGCCGCAGTCGATGGCCGGGCTGTAGAATTGGGGCATGCCAAATACCTCCGACAGATGCCCCAACTGTGGGAAAAACGGCGTGTTCAGTGCCGGTTCGATGATGACTGACAAGGAAAGCGGCAACCTGACGACGGAATATACGTGTCAGAACAAGAAGTGCGCCAA
It includes:
- the rpsR gene encoding 30S ribosomal protein S18 gives rise to the protein MGKFVPKKRSKFSSRAKKKDPIFVDGKRPRPMYVDYKDLELLSKLTSRQGKIIGRRKSGCTAASQHAVTAAIKRARFMALLPYVAE